In Niallia sp. FSL W8-0635, one genomic interval encodes:
- a CDS encoding solute symporter family protein, which translates to MSPIALLLFVIIVVTTLIITYWAAKRTNTTSEFYTAGGGLTGWQNGLAIAGDYLSAASFLGIAGAIALTGFDGFFYSIGYLVAYLVVLYIVAEPLRNLGKYTIADMINARFEQKKVRGVAALSTITIVIFYMIAQLVGAGALIQLLLGIDYWLAVLIVGVMMTIYVLFGGMTATSWVQIIKAVLLMLGTVVISFLVLAKFHFNILTMFDEIKTLTPLGEKYINPGVKYTNSLDTISMMAALVLGTAGLPHILMRFFTVKDAKTARSSVVTATWVIGIFYILTIFLGFGAAAFVGASDIMDANAAGNMAAPLLAHALGGDFLMSFVSAVAFATILAVVAGLVLSGASAFAHDIYGQIIKKGKITEKQQMKAARYASVAVAILSIILALFAQKMNVAFLVSLAFCVAASANLPVIIFTIYWKRFNTTGAVTGVITGLITALVLVAISPSVLNPEPGVAILTGTAIFPLTNPAIVSIPAGFLGAFIGTLLSNKRDEKKYAEVIVKANTGMK; encoded by the coding sequence ATGAGTCCAATTGCGCTATTGTTATTTGTCATAATTGTAGTTACGACGCTTATCATTACATATTGGGCGGCAAAAAGAACCAATACAACGAGTGAATTTTACACAGCAGGTGGCGGTTTAACAGGCTGGCAAAATGGGTTAGCCATTGCAGGTGATTATTTATCTGCTGCCTCCTTTCTTGGGATAGCAGGTGCCATTGCATTAACTGGGTTTGATGGTTTCTTCTATTCTATTGGATATTTAGTTGCCTATTTGGTGGTTCTTTATATTGTTGCAGAACCACTAAGAAATTTAGGGAAATATACGATTGCCGATATGATAAATGCCCGATTCGAACAGAAAAAAGTGCGAGGCGTTGCTGCCTTAAGTACGATTACGATTGTCATTTTTTATATGATTGCCCAATTAGTCGGTGCTGGTGCTCTTATTCAGTTATTATTAGGGATTGATTATTGGCTAGCCGTGTTAATTGTAGGGGTAATGATGACCATATATGTATTATTTGGGGGCATGACTGCTACAAGCTGGGTTCAAATTATTAAGGCTGTCCTTTTAATGCTCGGAACAGTCGTTATCTCCTTCCTCGTCCTTGCTAAATTCCATTTTAATATCCTTACTATGTTTGATGAAATCAAAACACTCACACCATTAGGCGAAAAATATATTAATCCTGGGGTAAAGTATACGAATTCTCTTGACACTATTTCCATGATGGCTGCCCTTGTTCTAGGAACAGCTGGTCTTCCGCATATCCTTATGCGCTTTTTTACTGTAAAAGATGCGAAAACAGCTAGAAGCTCTGTTGTAACGGCAACGTGGGTTATTGGCATTTTCTATATCCTAACCATCTTTTTAGGCTTTGGAGCAGCCGCTTTTGTAGGGGCTTCTGACATCATGGATGCAAACGCTGCTGGAAATATGGCTGCACCATTATTGGCACATGCACTTGGTGGGGATTTTCTGATGAGCTTTGTCTCTGCTGTAGCATTTGCGACGATTTTAGCTGTTGTTGCTGGCCTTGTCTTATCTGGTGCTTCTGCATTTGCTCATGATATTTACGGACAAATTATAAAAAAAGGGAAGATTACAGAGAAGCAACAAATGAAGGCTGCACGCTATGCTTCCGTTGCAGTAGCAATACTTTCCATTATCCTTGCCCTCTTTGCTCAAAAAATGAATGTTGCCTTTCTTGTATCCCTTGCATTCTGTGTAGCAGCTAGTGCCAACTTACCGGTTATCATTTTTACAATTTACTGGAAAAGATTTAACACAACAGGTGCAGTAACAGGTGTAATCACTGGTTTAATCACTGCCCTAGTGTTAGTTGCAATTAGTCCTAGTGTACTCAATCCAGAGCCTGGTGTCGCCATTTTAACTGGAACTGCTATATTCCCGTTAACAAACCCGGCCATTGTTTCTATTCCAGCTGGTTTCTTAGGAGCATTCATCGGGACACTCCTATCCAATAAAAGAGATGAAAAGAAATACGCAGAAGTGATTGTTAAGGCGAATACGGGAATGAAATAA
- a CDS encoding spore coat protein, protein MLQNGQQVHQNLQTGQVPQAMNHGGHEMFDVHEVLAGAINTMNLYKLLGGHIQDTELRDIHNRQYQFIQEEYNLTLQCFQTGQPPAKRTEPYMMKENNDFIFGMTPMPPSKPIQNVNEISDQHVAAAMLNALKGSASMKTMAAAETTNPVVRRVIAASIPNCLEMAYEVSLYQNKHHYYQVPQLATQDMQQILNGFAPAQGMPMQEQMNMNNNMH, encoded by the coding sequence ATGTTACAAAATGGACAGCAAGTACACCAAAATCTACAAACAGGACAAGTTCCCCAAGCAATGAATCATGGTGGGCATGAAATGTTCGATGTTCATGAAGTATTGGCTGGTGCAATAAATACGATGAATTTGTATAAGCTATTAGGAGGGCATATTCAGGATACTGAATTACGTGATATCCATAATAGACAATACCAATTTATCCAAGAAGAATACAATTTAACCTTACAATGTTTTCAAACTGGACAACCTCCTGCTAAGAGAACAGAGCCATATATGATGAAAGAAAACAATGATTTCATCTTTGGCATGACACCTATGCCTCCATCTAAGCCGATACAAAATGTTAATGAAATTAGTGACCAGCATGTCGCAGCAGCGATGCTAAATGCACTAAAAGGATCTGCTTCTATGAAAACGATGGCAGCAGCAGAGACAACAAATCCAGTAGTACGTCGTGTCATTGCTGCGTCCATTCCAAACTGTCTTGAAATGGCATATGAAGTCTCCTTATATCAAAACAAGCATCATTATTATCAAGTGCCACAATTAGCTACACAAGACATGCAACAAATTTTAAACGGGTTTGCACCTGCTCAAGGAATGCCGATGCAAGAGCAAATGAATATGAATAATAATATGCATTAA
- a CDS encoding DUF485 domain-containing protein: protein MSNLAKDVDKQSKPYEFEQIANSSKFKQLMSQKKRFLIPLTIFFLLFYFMLPILTSYTTILNKPAIGSITWTWVYAFAQFIMTWALCMIYVRRAMKFDELAAEIVAENKQEGAENE, encoded by the coding sequence ATGAGTAATTTGGCCAAAGATGTAGATAAGCAATCTAAGCCTTACGAATTCGAACAAATTGCCAACAGTTCTAAGTTTAAGCAATTAATGTCCCAAAAGAAACGGTTTCTAATTCCTCTAACAATCTTCTTCTTACTTTTTTATTTTATGTTACCAATTTTGACTTCTTACACGACTATCTTAAATAAACCAGCAATAGGATCGATTACTTGGACATGGGTGTATGCATTCGCTCAATTTATCATGACTTGGGCTTTATGCATGATTTATGTCCGAAGAGCGATGAAATTTGATGAACTTGCTGCTGAAATAGTGGCAGAAAATAAGCAGGAAGGGGCTGAAAATGAATGA
- a CDS encoding polysaccharide deacetylase family protein, whose amino-acid sequence MKKIAIIFFFLFLFFPSYSVFAEQKVPILVYHSIDEFHGQGSKELFVTPDNFEKQMKYLRDNGFTLLTFDRWKDIHKVIKPIFITLDDGYKNNLNVYDIFQRVKNNQFVPTATIFAISDFIGGRNRLSYTDLKRLSDSGLFSIQSHTATHPDLTKTTDFNHELKDSKEKIEKITGKEVMVISYPYGNTDAKVISEVKKYYLYGLTTTPELFLEKGIKDENYLLPRKYIKYSTTLEEFGDIVEGR is encoded by the coding sequence ATGAAAAAAATAGCAATCATATTCTTCTTTCTTTTTCTATTTTTCCCATCTTACTCTGTATTTGCTGAACAAAAGGTTCCAATCTTAGTCTACCATTCCATTGATGAATTTCACGGACAAGGTTCAAAAGAATTATTTGTTACTCCGGACAATTTTGAGAAACAAATGAAGTATTTACGAGATAATGGCTTTACCTTGTTAACCTTTGACAGATGGAAGGATATTCATAAAGTGATAAAGCCGATTTTTATTACTTTGGATGATGGCTATAAAAATAATTTAAATGTATATGATATTTTTCAAAGGGTTAAGAATAATCAGTTTGTCCCTACAGCAACGATATTTGCTATATCAGATTTTATTGGAGGTAGGAATCGACTATCTTATACAGATTTAAAACGCCTGTCCGATTCTGGTTTATTCTCTATCCAATCCCATACGGCCACACATCCTGATTTAACAAAAACAACAGATTTTAATCATGAACTCAAAGACTCAAAAGAAAAAATCGAGAAGATTACCGGAAAAGAAGTTATGGTGATTTCTTATCCATATGGTAATACAGATGCTAAAGTAATATCCGAGGTGAAGAAGTATTATTTATATGGATTAACAACAACTCCAGAACTATTTTTAGAAAAGGGAATAAAGGATGAAAACTATTTATTGCCTCGTAAATATATTAAGTATTCAACTACGCTAGAAGAGTTTGGGGATATAGTGGAAGGCAGATAA